In Saccharothrix violaceirubra, the following are encoded in one genomic region:
- a CDS encoding DUF3263 domain-containing protein gives MDAAEALAPAEKPDDGLTDREREILAFERQWWKYAGAKEQAIRELFDMSGTRYYQLLNALIDKEAALAADPMLVKRLRRSRSGRQRARAAKRLGVENR, from the coding sequence ATGGACGCCGCAGAGGCACTGGCGCCGGCGGAGAAGCCGGACGACGGGTTGACCGACCGGGAGCGGGAGATCCTCGCTTTCGAACGCCAGTGGTGGAAGTACGCGGGTGCCAAGGAACAGGCGATCAGGGAACTGTTCGACATGTCCGGCACCAGGTACTACCAGCTGCTCAACGCGTTGATCGACAAAGAGGCGGCGCTGGCCGCCGATCCCATGCTGGTGAAGAGACTGCGCCGGTCGAGGTCGGGGCGGCAGCGGGCACGAGCGGCGAAGCGGCTGGGTGTAGAGAACCGATGA
- a CDS encoding peptide deformylase encodes MAVHPIVIAGEPVLHRPTRPVEVFDDALRTLIQDMFETMKAANGVGLAANQIGLDHRVFVYDCPDDDGNRFRGVVVNPVLETSEIPQGMPDPDDDFEGCLSAPGESYPTGRASWAKVTGFDGHGEPVSVEGTGFFARCLQHETDHLDGFLYLDRLVGRHKRAAKKMLRANGWGVPGLTWDPAVSEDPFADDEDE; translated from the coding sequence ATGGCCGTTCACCCGATCGTCATCGCCGGCGAGCCCGTGCTGCACCGTCCGACTCGTCCGGTCGAGGTGTTCGACGACGCGTTGCGCACGTTGATCCAGGACATGTTCGAGACGATGAAGGCGGCGAACGGCGTCGGCCTGGCGGCCAACCAGATCGGCCTCGACCACCGGGTGTTCGTCTACGACTGCCCGGACGACGACGGCAACCGGTTCCGGGGCGTGGTGGTGAACCCGGTGCTGGAGACGTCGGAGATCCCGCAGGGCATGCCGGACCCGGACGACGACTTCGAGGGCTGCCTGTCGGCGCCGGGCGAGTCGTACCCGACGGGTCGCGCCTCGTGGGCGAAGGTGACCGGGTTCGACGGCCACGGCGAGCCGGTGTCGGTGGAGGGCACGGGCTTCTTCGCCCGGTGCCTCCAGCACGAGACCGACCACCTGGACGGCTTCCTCTACCTGGACCGGCTGGTCGGCCGGCACAAGCGGGCGGCGAAGAAGATGCTGCGGGCGAACGGCTGGGGCGTGCCGGG